A DNA window from Candidatus Nanopelagicales bacterium contains the following coding sequences:
- a CDS encoding PH domain-containing protein — protein MHAARVLPLALLVGIGLLGRFQASFPMFTGLAGVVVVALVIALITAGVQYLAWQRLTFWFDGEGDLRVASGILTRTERRLQLSRLQGVEVVQPLLARLFSMAEVSVEVAGVGDSRAQLRYLTLSDAQDLRNEVIARAAGLHPSTGEAPQRPLVSVPARDLAVSLLLRGSTVLLLLLTTLIVVTTVMTEGPVGLLFLFIGGVPLVMVLTEFTRYYGFTVADSPDGLRLRSGLLQVQAQTIPPGRVQAVEFVQSILWRRKDWVRVRLNVAGMRRSDDDDGQNTDQVLLPVAPYDVALSVVRQVLPGVDARAITLVPPPPRAARRAWIQFRQLGVGHDDTVFATARGRFVHRLTVVPHARCQSVRVTQGPWQRWLKLASMHVDSVPGPVSIVALHRDAGEARTLAEEQNQRAHAALTAAGTMRWMQHEPPVTDE, from the coding sequence CGTTGTGGTCGTGGCGCTGGTCATCGCGCTGATCACTGCGGGCGTGCAGTACCTGGCCTGGCAGCGGCTGACGTTCTGGTTCGACGGGGAAGGCGACTTGCGGGTCGCGTCCGGCATCCTGACCCGGACCGAACGCCGGCTGCAGCTGTCCCGATTGCAGGGCGTCGAAGTCGTCCAGCCGCTGTTGGCGCGGCTGTTCAGCATGGCCGAGGTGAGCGTCGAGGTCGCGGGCGTCGGCGACTCCCGCGCCCAACTGCGCTACCTCACGCTGTCGGACGCTCAAGATCTGCGCAACGAGGTCATCGCCCGGGCCGCCGGACTGCACCCCAGCACCGGCGAAGCCCCGCAACGTCCCCTGGTCTCAGTGCCCGCCCGCGATCTGGCGGTCTCGCTCCTGCTGCGCGGCAGCACAGTACTCCTCCTGCTGCTCACTACATTGATCGTCGTCACGACGGTCATGACAGAGGGACCGGTCGGCCTGCTGTTCCTGTTCATCGGCGGGGTTCCCCTCGTGATGGTCCTGACCGAGTTCACGCGGTACTACGGATTCACCGTCGCCGACTCACCGGACGGACTGCGGCTGCGCTCCGGTCTGTTGCAGGTCCAAGCGCAGACGATCCCACCCGGTCGGGTTCAGGCGGTCGAGTTCGTCCAGTCGATCCTCTGGCGGCGCAAGGATTGGGTGCGCGTGAGACTGAACGTCGCGGGGATGCGGCGCTCCGACGACGACGACGGACAGAACACCGACCAGGTCCTCCTCCCGGTCGCCCCGTACGACGTGGCGCTGTCCGTGGTTCGCCAGGTTCTCCCGGGAGTCGATGCGCGTGCCATCACTTTGGTCCCACCTCCCCCGCGGGCCGCCCGGCGTGCGTGGATCCAATTCCGGCAGCTGGGAGTGGGACACGACGACACCGTGTTCGCCACCGCACGCGGCCGCTTTGTCCACCGGCTCACCGTGGTGCCACACGCCCGATGCCAGTCCGTACGCGTCACCCAGGGACCCTGGCAACGGTGGCTGAAACTGGCGTCCATGCACGTGGACTCGGTTCCCGGTCCGGTCTCGATCGTGGCTCTGCACCGGGACGCAGGAGAGGCGCGGACGCTGGCCGAGGAACAGAACCAGCGGGCTCACGCGGCGCTCACCGCCGCCGGGACGATGCGCTGGATGCAGCACGAGCCGCCGGTGACCGATGAGTGA
- a CDS encoding DUF2520 domain-containing protein, with translation MSEPARLRVGVIGVGRAGSVLAAALQRAGHHVVAVHAHSGRSRQRAAGMLPDAAVVSPPDVFAAADLVLLTVPDDVLLTMVQAAAAGGWAGREQFVVHSSGRYGVTELDPLHAQPMALHPVMTLTGRPEDVDRLIGCPFGVTAPEHLMTVAAALVVEMGGEPMFVAEDKRPLYHAALAHSANHMITLVAEAMDLLRLSGLDEPHRMLGPLLDAALANALAHGDNALTGPVSRGDSGTVAAHLDELTKVSTAMADAYRALARRTADRALAAGNLDPALAARLLEVLAQR, from the coding sequence ATGAGTGAACCGGCCCGATTGCGGGTGGGTGTCATCGGAGTCGGCCGCGCCGGATCGGTCTTGGCGGCTGCGCTGCAGCGAGCCGGTCATCATGTGGTCGCGGTGCACGCCCACTCGGGACGCTCCCGCCAACGTGCCGCCGGCATGCTGCCCGACGCCGCCGTCGTGTCACCGCCCGACGTCTTCGCGGCGGCGGATCTCGTCCTGCTTACCGTTCCGGACGACGTACTGCTCACGATGGTCCAGGCCGCGGCGGCGGGAGGCTGGGCAGGTCGAGAGCAATTCGTCGTCCACTCGTCCGGCCGCTACGGAGTCACGGAACTCGACCCGCTGCACGCCCAGCCGATGGCTCTGCATCCCGTCATGACTCTGACCGGACGTCCCGAGGACGTCGACCGGCTCATCGGCTGCCCTTTCGGGGTGACCGCCCCGGAACACCTGATGACCGTCGCTGCTGCCTTGGTCGTCGAGATGGGTGGGGAGCCCATGTTCGTCGCGGAGGACAAGCGCCCGCTCTATCACGCTGCCTTGGCCCACAGCGCGAACCACATGATCACCCTGGTCGCCGAAGCGATGGATCTGCTCCGGCTCTCGGGTCTGGACGAACCGCATCGCATGCTCGGACCACTGTTGGACGCCGCGCTGGCGAATGCCCTGGCCCATGGTGACAACGCGTTGACGGGACCGGTGTCCCGCGGCGACTCCGGCACCGTCGCGGCTCACTTGGACGAGTTGACCAAAGTGTCGACAGCCATGGCCGACGCCTATCGGGCGCTGGCACGACGCACGGCTGACCGCGCTCTGGCGGCCGGCAACCTCGACCCCGCCTTGGCGGCCCGCTTGCTGGAGGTACTGGCGCAGCGCTGA
- the panC gene encoding pantoate--beta-alanine ligase gives MRPRVVDTVADMQARTPTGHRVAVMTMGALHPGHAALMDLARDEAGATGEVVVSIFVNPLQFGEGEDFARYPRTWEQDLDICADHGVDVVFAPTADDLYAGGAQITVDPGPLGAVLEGAARPGHFRGVLTVVAKLLHIMACDTAVFGEKDYQQLVLIRAMIATLNIPTRAVGAPTVRDSDGLAMSSRNAYLSPAERKTATAIPRATAAARSAAERGANAETVVDVATDILRAEPGVEPDYVVVTDPDLGPAPSSGPARLLVAARVGPPRLLDNVPLVLAPR, from the coding sequence ATGCGACCTCGCGTTGTCGACACAGTGGCGGACATGCAGGCGCGGACGCCTACTGGACACAGAGTCGCCGTGATGACGATGGGCGCCTTGCATCCGGGGCACGCGGCCCTCATGGACCTCGCCCGCGATGAGGCCGGGGCTACCGGGGAAGTCGTGGTGTCGATCTTCGTCAACCCCCTGCAGTTCGGTGAGGGCGAGGACTTTGCGCGGTATCCCCGCACCTGGGAGCAGGATCTCGACATCTGCGCCGATCACGGGGTCGATGTGGTCTTCGCCCCTACCGCCGACGACCTGTACGCGGGAGGGGCGCAGATCACCGTTGACCCGGGCCCGCTCGGCGCAGTACTCGAGGGCGCAGCTCGACCCGGGCACTTCCGGGGCGTACTGACGGTCGTGGCGAAGTTGCTGCACATCATGGCGTGCGACACGGCAGTGTTCGGGGAGAAGGACTACCAGCAGCTGGTCCTGATCCGGGCGATGATCGCGACGCTGAACATCCCCACCCGCGCCGTCGGCGCCCCGACCGTACGCGACTCCGACGGTTTGGCGATGTCCAGCCGCAACGCGTACCTCTCGCCCGCCGAACGCAAGACCGCCACGGCCATCCCCCGCGCCACCGCCGCCGCTCGGTCGGCCGCGGAACGCGGAGCCAACGCCGAGACTGTGGTGGACGTGGCCACCGACATCCTGCGCGCCGAGCCCGGTGTGGAACCTGACTACGTCGTCGTGACCGATCCCGATCTGGGCCCGGCGCCGTCATCGGGACCGGCTCGGCTGCTGGTGGCCGCTCGGGTCGGCCCCCCTCGCCTCCTGGACAACGTGCCCCTAGTGTTGGCCCCGCGATGA
- a CDS encoding L-aspartate oxidase has translation MTMTPPPPTAAGIVAAELAAPSPGWFEESDVVVIGSGIAGLSLALHARTLGYRVMVVTKSRVEHGSTQWAQGGIAAALDEDDSPDDHLRDTLTAGAGLCDEDAVRVLVTQGPGAVRGLVELGTRFDRTAGGDLALTREGGHLRDRIAHAGGDATGREIVRALVSAVHDDDGITLYEQALALDLLRDGDGAVQGITLHVMEQGQRDGVGAVLAPAVVLATGGLGQVFAATTNPLVATGDGMALAARAGAVMADLEFVQFHPTVMWLGPAARGQQPLVSEAVRGEGALLLDPHGRRFMVDRHPLAELAPRDVVAKAIMQVMRESGAPHVWLDGRALGADVWRERFPTILVRSRELGFDPVTQLVPVAPAQHYASGGVRTDLSGRSSIRGLFACGEVACTGVHGANRLASNSLLEGLVFAERIADVLATGLPRRREPVARSQSEFVMDEAARPLVQSAMSDGVGVLRSAQSIDAALRELDRLPREFPGEAATAAWETSNIATVATVLAHQAGGRTETRGSHWREDYPETVPAWAVHQATRLVDGELVTELAPLSTPRWEAWP, from the coding sequence ATGACCATGACACCGCCGCCTCCCACTGCTGCCGGTATCGTGGCTGCCGAGCTGGCGGCCCCGTCACCGGGGTGGTTCGAGGAATCCGATGTCGTCGTCATCGGCTCCGGAATCGCCGGTCTCAGCCTCGCTCTGCACGCACGCACCCTCGGGTACCGGGTCATGGTCGTGACCAAGTCGCGGGTCGAGCACGGGTCGACCCAGTGGGCCCAGGGTGGCATCGCGGCGGCCCTCGACGAGGACGACTCCCCGGACGATCACCTGCGGGACACGCTCACCGCCGGTGCCGGTCTGTGCGACGAGGACGCCGTCCGGGTGCTGGTCACGCAGGGCCCCGGGGCCGTTCGAGGCCTGGTGGAGCTGGGCACACGTTTCGACCGCACCGCCGGCGGCGATCTCGCCCTGACCCGCGAGGGCGGCCACCTGCGTGACCGGATCGCGCATGCGGGGGGCGACGCCACGGGCCGAGAAATCGTGCGGGCCCTGGTATCCGCGGTGCACGACGACGACGGCATCACTTTGTACGAACAAGCACTCGCCCTCGACCTGCTGCGCGACGGCGACGGTGCGGTGCAAGGCATCACGTTGCATGTCATGGAACAAGGGCAACGGGACGGCGTCGGGGCAGTGCTGGCTCCTGCTGTGGTGCTCGCGACCGGGGGCCTCGGTCAGGTCTTCGCCGCCACCACGAACCCGCTGGTGGCCACCGGCGATGGCATGGCCTTGGCCGCGCGTGCCGGGGCGGTCATGGCCGATCTGGAGTTCGTCCAGTTCCATCCCACGGTGATGTGGCTGGGCCCTGCCGCGCGCGGGCAGCAGCCGCTGGTGTCGGAGGCGGTGCGCGGTGAGGGGGCGCTGCTGTTGGACCCGCACGGGCGCCGGTTCATGGTGGACCGACATCCGTTGGCGGAACTCGCCCCCCGCGACGTCGTCGCCAAGGCGATCATGCAGGTCATGCGGGAGTCCGGCGCTCCACATGTGTGGCTGGACGGGCGGGCACTGGGGGCCGACGTGTGGCGGGAACGATTCCCCACGATTCTGGTGCGCAGCCGTGAGCTGGGTTTCGACCCGGTCACGCAGTTGGTCCCGGTGGCGCCGGCCCAGCACTACGCCAGTGGCGGTGTTCGCACGGACCTGTCGGGACGCAGTTCCATCCGTGGCCTGTTCGCGTGCGGGGAAGTCGCGTGCACCGGTGTCCACGGAGCCAACCGTCTGGCGTCGAACTCGCTGCTGGAGGGACTCGTCTTCGCGGAACGTATCGCGGACGTCCTGGCCACCGGGCTGCCCCGCCGCCGCGAGCCCGTCGCCCGCTCCCAGTCCGAGTTCGTCATGGATGAGGCGGCCCGCCCGTTGGTGCAAAGCGCGATGTCCGACGGTGTCGGAGTGCTGCGATCAGCGCAGTCCATCGACGCCGCGTTGCGCGAGTTGGATCGTCTCCCCCGGGAGTTTCCGGGAGAAGCGGCGACCGCCGCCTGGGAGACGAGCAACATCGCCACCGTCGCCACGGTCCTGGCCCACCAGGCGGGGGGCCGGACCGAGACCCGCGGATCACACTGGCGCGAGGATTACCCAGAGACGGTCCCCGCGTGGGCCGTTCATCAGGCAACGCGATTGGTGGACGGTGAACTCGTCACCGAACTGGCGCCATTGTCGACTCCACGATGGGAGGCTTGGCCATGA